The following are from one region of the Nicotiana tomentosiformis chromosome 7, ASM39032v3, whole genome shotgun sequence genome:
- the LOC138896197 gene encoding uncharacterized protein, whose product MNYFRTLLSSDNGQAESTNKVIINNLNKRLEKLKGKWPEVLQGVLWAYRTTAKTSMGETPFSLVYGIEALIPMEIGEPRTRYTHTTEATNEEELRVNLDLIEERREATLIQMAAQKQMIERYYNRKSNLRYFKIGEFVLKKVFRSTKVANAGKLSPNWEGPYRVRGIAGKGAYELETMDRKEKDQKKGVDPVFDISYFNAPTLGGLCI is encoded by the exons ATGAATTACTTCCGCACCTTATTATCTAGTGACAATGGGCAAGCTGAATCGACAAATAAGGTTATCATCAATAACTTAAATAAGCGATTGGAAAAATTAAAAGGCAAATGGCCAGAAGTCCTCCAAGGGGTGTTATGGGCTTACCGAACAACGGCAAAAACTAGTATGGGTGAGACTCCATTTTCACTTGTTTATGGGATAGAAGCTTTGATTCCGATGGAAATAGGTGAACCAAGAACGAGGTACACGCATACCACTGAAGCAACAAATGAGGAAGAGTTACGAGTAAATTTGGATTTGATAGAAGAAAGGAGAGAAGCAACATTAATTCAAATGGCGGCTCAAAAGCAGATGATTGAACGATATTATAACAGGAAATCCAATTTGAGGTACTTCAAGATTGGGGAATTCGTTCTCAAAAAGGTGTTCCGGTCAACAAAAGTGGCAAATGCTGGAAAGttgagtccaaattgggaaggcccaTATAGGGTTAGAGGCATTGCTGGAAAAGGAGCGTATGAGTTGGAAACCATGGACCGCAAG GAAAAAGACCAAAAGAAAGGAGTTGATCCAGTGTTTGATATTTCATACTTCAATGCTCCAACACTGGGGGGACTATGCATATAG